The following are from one region of the Elgaria multicarinata webbii isolate HBS135686 ecotype San Diego chromosome 13, rElgMul1.1.pri, whole genome shotgun sequence genome:
- the RCC1 gene encoding regulator of chromosome condensation translates to MPRKRVLEKDDAVKVKRTKVSHQSHRTEPGLVLTLGQGDLGQLGLGPDVLARKRPAVLQLPEKIIQAEAGGVHTVCLTETGKIYTFGCNDEGALGRDTSEEGSDSVPGLVDLKEKVVQVSAGDSHTAALTEDGRVFIWGAFRDENGVIGLLAPLKGEENLESANGSALPVELQLDVPIVKIASGSHHLALVSLAGNLYTCGCGDNGQLGRVPQVFTARGGRRGLERLLLPQAVTIKQRGCKTKGHIRDVFCGSYSTIAITHEGHVIGFGLSNYYQLGSQGIDTYYSPKILTAFKNSTRSWVGFSAGQHHTVCLDSEGTVYSLGRADYGMLGLGEGVPEKSTPTAIPGLPKVSSVACGERVGYSVTEDGRAFAWGMGSNLQLATGDEEDAWSPVQMSGQQLENRTVLSVTGGGQHTVLLVKERQS, encoded by the exons ATGCCAAGAAAACGGGTGCTGGAAAAAGACGACGCTGTCAAAGTGAAGCGGACTAAAG TTAGCCATCAGTCACACCGCACAGAGCCCGGGCTGGTCTTGACCCTGGGCCAGGGCGATCTCGGGCAGCTGGGCCTGGGACCGGACGTGCTGGCACGGAAGAGGCCTGCCGTGCTGCAGCTCCCTGAGAAAATCATCCAGGCCGAAGCCGGAGGGGTCCACACCGTGTGCCTCACCGAGACGGGCAAA ATCTACACCTTTGGCTGCAACGACGAGGGAGCCCTGGGGAGAGACACGTCAGAGGAAGGCTCCGATTCTGTGCCAGGCCTCGTCGATCTGAAGGAGAAGGTGGTCCAGGTGTCGGCCGGGGACAGTCACACGGCAGCTTTGACGGAGGACGGGCGCGTTTTCATCTGGGGCGCTTTCCGG GATGAGAACGGTGTCATTGGCTTACTGGCTCCTCTGAAGGGCGAAGAGAATTTGGAGTCTGCAAATGGCAGCGCCCTTCCAGTGGAGTTGCAGCTGGATGTGCCGATCGTGAAAATTGCTTCAG GTAGCCATCACCTAGCGTTAGTGTCCTTGGCAGGCAACCTTTACACCTGCGGTTGTGGAGACAACGGTCAGCTGGGCCGGGTGCCCCAGGTCTTCACCGccagaggaggaaggagaggactGG AACGGTTGCTGCTCCCCCAAGCGGTCACCATCAAGCAGAGAGGCTGTAAGACCAAGGGCCACATCCGGGACGTCTTCTGTGGCTCCTACTCGACCATCGCCATCACCCACGAGGGCCACGTCATCGGATTCGGCCTCTCCAATTATTACCAGCTGG gttCGCAAGGAATTGACACCTACTATTCCCCAAAGATTCTGACGGCATTCAAGAACTCCACCAGATCCTGGGTCGGTTTCTCTGCCGGGCAGCATCACACGGTGTGCCTGGACTCGGAAG GAACCGTGTATAGTCTGGGCAGGGCCGACTACGGCATGTTGGGACTGGGAGAAGGAGTCCCAGAGAAGAGCACACCCACCGCCATCCCGGGGCTACCCAAAGTATCTTCAGTAGCCTGCGGGGAGCGGGTTGGCTACTCGGTCACGGAAGACG GTCGGGCATTTGCCTGGGGCATGGGCTCCAACCTCCAGCTAGCCACAGGTGATGAAGAGGACGCTTGGAGCCCCGTCCAGATGTCGGGCCAGCAGCTGGAGAACCGCACTGTTCTCTCCGTGACCGGCGGCGGGCAGCACACTGTCTTACTTGTCAAGGAACGGCAGAGTTGA